A single region of the Nicotiana sylvestris chromosome 6, ASM39365v2, whole genome shotgun sequence genome encodes:
- the LOC104217586 gene encoding succinate dehydrogenase subunit 6, mitochondrial-like: MSEDSSSSSQSFFRKYWEGYKEFWGERFSFLDNYSRFIKRDKPLPSWSESDVEEFIASDPVHGPTLRTAREAAKISAVGGIIGAVSTAGVAWKYSRSLHGTALSFGAGAVFGWTFGQEVANHWLQLYRLDTMAAQVKFMEWWQNKVEEQS; the protein is encoded by the exons ATGAGCGAGGACTCATCATCTTCATCGCAATCCTTCTTCAGGAAATACTGGGAAGGATACAAGGAGTTTTGGGGCGAGCGATTTTCCTTCTTGGACAACTATTCCAGGTTCATTAAGCGCGACAAGCCACTCCCCTCTTGGTCCGAATCTGATGTCGAGGAGTTCATTGCTTCTGACCCAGTTCACGGACCCACT CTGAGGACTGCTAGGGAAGCAGCAAAGATCAGTGCTGTAGGAGGCATAATCGGAGCTGTTTCAACTGCAGGTGTTGCTTGGAAGTACTCCAGGAGTTTGCATG GTACTGCACTTTCTTTTGGAGCTGGAGCTGTCTTTGGCTGGACATTCGGACAGGAAGTTGCCAACCACTGGCTGCAGTTATATAGGCTGGACACCATGGCTGCCCAGGTGAAATTCATGGAATGGTGGCAGAACAAGGTTGAAGAACAGTCTTAA